A DNA window from Zingiber officinale cultivar Zhangliang chromosome 3A, Zo_v1.1, whole genome shotgun sequence contains the following coding sequences:
- the LOC122050383 gene encoding uncharacterized protein LOC122050383, with amino-acid sequence MSSSLLLLLSLFFPSSLSAAVTTKSSASPSNSSTVYDILQEYNIPPGILPDTVKSFSVASNGYFVIDLYGECYVDFEYVVYYAPRVFGFLGYDSISNLEGVRIRSYLIWYGVSYIKVDLPYSDFVYIQFG; translated from the coding sequence atgtcctcctccctcctcctcctcctttctctcttcttcccttcctcccTCTCTGCGGCGGTGACTACCAAATCGTCGGCCTCGCCGTCCAACAGCTCCACTGTCTACGACATCCTCCAGGAGTACAACATCCCTCCCGGCATCCTCCCTGACACCGTCAAGTCTTTCTCCGTCGCTTCCAACGGCTACTTCGTCATCGATCTCTACGGAGAGTGCTACGTCGACTTCGAGTACGTCGTCTACTACGCCCCGCGCGTGTTTGGCTTCCTCGGCTACGACTCCATCTCCAACCTCGAGGGTGTCCGGATCCGGAGCTATCTCATATGGTATGGCGTCAGCTACATCAAGGTCGACCTCCCCTACTCTGATTTCGTCTACATCCAGTTCGGCTAG